A single genomic interval of Acidobacteriota bacterium harbors:
- the mutS gene encoding DNA mismatch repair protein MutS, with amino-acid sequence MSNKPDYGDNLTPLMRQYQAVKEQHPDKILFFRMGDFYEMFGDDAVKAAPLLGIVLTSRSHGNSERIPLAGVPYHAVERYLAKLLAAGEKVVIVEQVEDPKTARGLVKREIVEILTPGTADVEDPARPHRPACLAAVCERNGKSLGLAVLDFSTGAFLVDEGPTERIVERLRVAEPAEILYPSELGAEQTARLVGLPADSRQLTGFDDWNFDYKTAQRDLNQHFGTATLEGFGVRDSRLAVSAAGAIFRYLRENHRDRLSHIHRLGRFDDAELMSLDYNSVRNLELVRNLSTGSEENSLFSVINMCHTAGGARRLQNALLRPFRVRSKIALRLTGVTELVKNHDLCFRLRKHTKQLPDLERLAGRLGMGKLNPRQLAAISTGLQIGAQIRSLLRECSGPHLVGICDTLPDNDSLIARIGAALVDDPPMAANKGNIFRRGHSEKLDQLNDSIKDAREYIGSLQKIERERTGINVLKVGYNKVFGYYLEVTRANVGLVPKEYIRKQTLVNAERYVTPELKEKEELILAAEERIFKLEEDLFDELVEYVNDHIAQIFHTADLLSEFDLVSSLAELAVNRGYQCPEIYEDGRLVIENGRHPVIEAVLPPGSFVANDLRMDDRDDLIVILTGPNMSGKSTYLRQIGLIVILAQIGSYVPADRAEIGLVDRVFTRVGALDNLARGQSTFLVEMVEAANILNNATERSLVLLDEVGRGTSTFDGLSVAWSVVEYINEHNRCRTVFATHYHELTGMASLYDRVHNFQVAVKKWENRVIFLHKIIAGGCDDSYGIEVAKLAGLPRQAVSRSKQILKLLESGRFSQSELGRRIYTEKVQPSLFEPGPSEAEAGIRKLDLDNMTPVQVVDFVRKLKKELD; translated from the coding sequence ATGAGCAACAAGCCTGACTACGGAGACAATCTGACCCCCCTGATGCGCCAGTATCAGGCTGTCAAGGAGCAGCACCCCGACAAGATACTTTTCTTCCGCATGGGGGATTTCTACGAGATGTTCGGCGACGACGCCGTCAAGGCGGCGCCGCTGCTCGGGATAGTCCTGACCTCGCGTTCCCACGGCAACAGTGAGCGAATCCCGCTGGCCGGGGTGCCGTACCACGCGGTCGAGCGTTATCTGGCCAAGCTGCTGGCGGCCGGCGAAAAGGTCGTGATTGTCGAACAGGTCGAGGACCCGAAAACCGCCCGCGGGCTCGTCAAGCGCGAGATCGTCGAGATTCTTACGCCCGGGACGGCCGACGTCGAAGATCCCGCCCGGCCGCACCGTCCGGCCTGCCTCGCGGCCGTCTGTGAACGAAACGGCAAGAGTCTTGGGCTGGCCGTGCTGGACTTTTCCACCGGAGCTTTCCTGGTGGATGAGGGTCCGACCGAGCGGATAGTCGAGCGCCTGCGCGTGGCGGAACCGGCTGAGATCCTGTACCCGAGCGAGCTTGGCGCCGAGCAGACCGCTCGGCTGGTGGGGCTGCCCGCCGACTCCAGGCAGTTGACCGGGTTTGACGACTGGAATTTCGATTACAAGACCGCCCAGAGGGATCTCAATCAGCATTTCGGCACCGCCACCCTTGAAGGCTTCGGTGTGCGCGACAGCCGCCTGGCCGTAAGCGCGGCCGGAGCCATCTTCCGCTACCTTCGCGAGAACCACCGCGACAGGCTGTCGCACATCCATCGCCTGGGACGTTTCGATGATGCCGAACTGATGTCACTTGACTACAACTCGGTGCGCAATCTGGAGCTTGTGCGCAACCTGTCCACGGGTTCCGAGGAGAATTCGCTTTTCTCGGTAATCAATATGTGCCACACCGCCGGTGGAGCCCGGCGTCTGCAAAACGCGCTGTTGCGGCCATTTAGAGTCCGGAGCAAAATCGCGCTTCGCCTGACCGGAGTGACCGAACTCGTCAAGAACCATGATCTATGTTTTCGTCTCCGCAAGCACACAAAGCAACTTCCCGATCTGGAGCGGCTGGCCGGACGACTCGGCATGGGCAAGCTGAACCCCCGTCAATTGGCCGCCATAAGTACCGGGCTGCAGATCGGCGCGCAAATTCGCAGCCTCCTTCGCGAGTGCTCGGGCCCGCACCTGGTCGGTATCTGCGACACGCTTCCCGACAACGACTCACTGATCGCGCGTATCGGTGCCGCCCTTGTCGATGATCCGCCCATGGCCGCCAACAAGGGCAACATTTTCAGGCGCGGCCATTCCGAAAAGCTCGATCAGTTGAACGATTCCATCAAAGACGCCCGGGAGTATATCGGTTCACTCCAGAAGATAGAGCGGGAGCGAACCGGTATCAACGTGCTGAAGGTCGGCTACAACAAAGTCTTCGGGTACTATCTCGAAGTGACCAGGGCCAACGTCGGGCTGGTGCCGAAGGAGTACATACGCAAGCAGACGCTGGTCAACGCCGAACGGTACGTAACGCCGGAACTGAAGGAGAAGGAAGAGCTGATTCTTGCCGCGGAAGAGAGGATTTTCAAACTCGAGGAAGACCTGTTCGACGAGCTCGTGGAATACGTCAACGACCATATCGCGCAGATTTTCCATACCGCCGATTTGCTGTCCGAGTTTGACCTCGTCTCGTCGCTGGCGGAATTGGCGGTCAACAGGGGTTACCAGTGTCCGGAGATTTACGAGGACGGCCGTCTCGTTATCGAGAACGGGCGGCACCCGGTGATCGAAGCAGTGCTTCCACCGGGCTCGTTTGTGGCCAATGATCTCCGCATGGACGACCGGGACGATCTCATCGTCATCCTTACCGGCCCGAACATGTCCGGCAAGTCGACCTACCTGCGCCAGATAGGCCTCATTGTCATCCTGGCCCAGATCGGCTCGTACGTTCCGGCCGACCGGGCCGAGATCGGGCTTGTCGACCGCGTCTTCACGCGCGTAGGGGCCCTGGACAACCTGGCCCGGGGACAGTCGACGTTCCTGGTGGAGATGGTCGAGGCCGCCAACATTCTCAACAATGCCACCGAGCGGTCGCTGGTGCTTCTTGACGAAGTCGGCCGGGGTACGTCGACTTTCGACGGCCTGTCGGTCGCCTGGTCGGTCGTCGAGTATATCAACGAACACAACCGGTGTCGTACGGTCTTTGCTACGCACTATCACGAGTTGACCGGCATGGCCAGTCTCTACGACAGGGTGCACAATTTCCAGGTGGCGGTCAAGAAATGGGAGAACCGGGTAATTTTCCTGCATAAGATTATCGCCGGCGGCTGCGACGATTCATACGGTATCGAGGTGGCAAAGCTGGCCGGCCTTCCGCGTCAGGCTGTTTCCCGGTCGAAGCAGATCCTCAAGCTGCTGGAGTCCGGCAGATTCAGCCAGAGCGAACTGGGCCGCCGCATTTATACTGAAAAGGTCCAGCCGAGCCTGTTTGAACCCGGACCGTCGGAAGCTGAAGCCGGAATCCGTAAGCTGGATTTGGACAACATGACCCCCGTTCAGGTCGTCGATTTCGTCCGCAAGCTGAAAAAGGAGCTCGACTGA
- the mutL gene encoding DNA mismatch repair endonuclease MutL produces the protein MPQFSERKAGHFIRPLPERLINKIAAGEVVERPASVVKELVENSLDAGADRIEISIEKAGVKLIKISDTGCGIPEDQIEIAFSRHATSKISGFDDLDSISSYGFRGEALPSIASVSRLRMVSRSRDADVGAEVVYEGGVLHSRQPVPAAPGTTVEVADLFFNTPARRKFLKAESTELRHVSRTAMALAIGRHDVAFTYRVNGRQVFAEPAGQELAQRVQSLLAPGKQFVPVKGQTGPVSIEGYLGLPDLAQSNRTGQYVFINGRAIQSATLAHAFVAGYGELMPRGSFPVGALMLTVDPKSVDVNVHPAKTEVRLSHEREIHDALYRLIREALRHDGVIPGVRSTVARQRSAGGAERPGGAADTAPEPSNRIPGVRELAAASQAFLSDLYRPPEDRLQEPSEIVQVDTRTGEIVQSSGRGPAEVVPPTDEAARSPEPLRLIGRFSDLYLIIQRHDELLIVDQHTAHERVLFEQTLGQIEAQGVVAQHLLLPVQIDLSPEQLALFDEAEDLFNRSGFQVARFGGRTVRIEAVPSVMSGKSPEKSVRKILDDIGSLKRAGYDLRKAMAQSIACRSAVMAGDRLTDAEAVALVSSLLACENAFSCPHGRPTMLRMSRADLDRQFGRG, from the coding sequence ATGCCGCAGTTTTCCGAGCGCAAGGCCGGGCACTTCATCCGTCCGCTGCCTGAACGGCTCATCAACAAGATTGCCGCCGGAGAAGTCGTCGAGAGGCCCGCCTCGGTCGTCAAGGAACTGGTCGAGAACTCGCTGGATGCCGGTGCGGATCGGATCGAGATCAGCATCGAAAAAGCAGGGGTCAAGCTGATCAAAATCAGCGACACTGGCTGCGGCATCCCTGAAGACCAGATCGAAATCGCCTTTTCCCGTCACGCCACGTCGAAAATCTCGGGCTTTGACGATCTGGATTCGATATCCTCGTACGGCTTTCGGGGCGAGGCGCTGCCGTCCATAGCCTCCGTGTCGCGGCTGCGGATGGTTTCCCGTTCGCGCGATGCCGACGTGGGTGCGGAGGTCGTTTACGAGGGTGGCGTTCTGCACTCCCGGCAGCCGGTTCCCGCTGCACCCGGCACGACCGTCGAGGTGGCCGATCTGTTTTTCAACACGCCGGCACGGCGCAAGTTCTTGAAGGCCGAGAGCACCGAACTGCGTCACGTTTCGCGCACGGCCATGGCGCTGGCCATCGGGCGACACGACGTCGCGTTTACATACCGCGTCAACGGACGTCAGGTTTTTGCCGAGCCTGCCGGGCAGGAACTCGCCCAGCGCGTGCAATCTTTGCTTGCCCCGGGCAAACAATTTGTTCCCGTAAAGGGACAGACCGGCCCGGTGAGTATCGAGGGTTACCTCGGTCTGCCGGATCTGGCGCAGAGCAACCGGACCGGCCAGTACGTCTTCATCAACGGCCGGGCCATCCAGTCGGCCACGCTGGCCCACGCCTTTGTGGCCGGGTACGGTGAGTTGATGCCGCGCGGCAGTTTTCCCGTGGGGGCGCTTATGCTGACGGTAGACCCAAAGAGCGTTGACGTCAACGTTCATCCGGCCAAGACCGAGGTGCGCCTGAGTCACGAGCGTGAGATTCACGACGCGCTGTATCGTCTTATCAGGGAAGCACTCCGGCATGACGGTGTCATTCCCGGCGTGCGCTCCACGGTTGCCCGACAGCGATCAGCCGGCGGAGCCGAGAGGCCGGGCGGTGCAGCGGACACAGCCCCGGAGCCGTCCAACCGGATCCCCGGTGTGCGGGAACTGGCGGCGGCCAGCCAGGCCTTCCTCTCCGACCTGTACAGACCGCCTGAGGACAGGCTGCAAGAACCTTCGGAAATAGTGCAGGTTGACACGCGCACCGGCGAGATTGTCCAATCGTCGGGTCGAGGGCCTGCCGAGGTCGTCCCGCCGACGGACGAGGCCGCGAGGTCCCCTGAGCCGTTACGGCTGATCGGACGTTTTTCCGACCTGTACCTGATTATCCAGCGCCACGACGAGCTTCTGATCGTCGATCAGCACACGGCACACGAGCGTGTGCTCTTTGAACAGACTCTCGGCCAGATCGAAGCGCAGGGCGTTGTCGCCCAGCACCTGCTACTGCCCGTTCAGATTGACCTCAGCCCCGAGCAGTTGGCTCTTTTCGATGAAGCCGAAGATCTTTTCAACCGGTCGGGGTTTCAGGTGGCGCGCTTCGGTGGCCGGACAGTGAGGATTGAGGCGGTTCCGTCCGTTATGTCGGGCAAGTCTCCTGAGAAATCAGTCCGCAAGATACTTGACGATATCGGCTCGCTAAAGAGAGCGGGTTATGATCTCCGGAAGGCGATGGCGCAATCAATCGCCTGCCGCTCGGCCGTCATGGCGGGCGACCGCCTGACCGACGCCGAGGCGGTAGCTCTTGTCTCCTCGCTGCTTGCGTGCGAAAACGCCTTTTCCTGCCCGCATGGTCGACCGACAATGCTCAGGATGAGCCGAGCGGACCTGGACCGCCAGTTTGGCCGTGGATAG
- the miaA gene encoding tRNA (adenosine(37)-N6)-dimethylallyltransferase MiaA, translated as MDSSRPIPIICGPTGSGKTAVALELADRYPIEIVSADSRQVIKHLNIGTAKPTVDQRRRVQFHLLDIIEPGERYSVRRFIDEAGQTIQDILGRGRIPVVVGGTGLYLRALSEGVVEVDEDGMGLRERLQREMDELGPEVMHERLHKIDPQEAARIHPNNRVRIVRALEIFFLTGRTKSELVATGAYKKSDFSFEYRCLAPPREQLYGRINDRVDQMMADGLLEELQELIARGMKEGIRKAGVIGYSELLDHLDGRWTLPEAVALVKQNSRRYAKRQMTWFRHQAKTSFFPDGSSLTRDLCLG; from the coding sequence GTGGATAGTTCCCGTCCCATACCGATAATATGCGGTCCCACCGGTTCAGGTAAGACGGCCGTCGCCCTCGAGCTTGCCGACCGTTATCCGATTGAGATAGTCTCCGCCGATTCCAGGCAGGTCATCAAACACCTGAACATCGGCACTGCAAAACCCACGGTCGATCAACGGCGGCGCGTGCAGTTCCATCTCCTTGATATCATCGAGCCGGGCGAGCGATACTCCGTTCGTCGGTTCATCGACGAGGCCGGTCAGACCATTCAGGATATTCTCGGCAGGGGGCGTATCCCGGTGGTGGTTGGGGGCACCGGCCTGTATCTGCGGGCGTTGAGTGAGGGAGTGGTGGAGGTTGACGAAGACGGCATGGGACTCCGCGAGCGTCTTCAGCGGGAGATGGATGAGCTGGGTCCTGAAGTGATGCATGAGCGGCTGCACAAGATCGACCCGCAGGAGGCCGCGCGGATACATCCTAACAACAGGGTGCGGATCGTGAGGGCACTGGAGATTTTCTTCCTGACCGGCAGGACCAAATCAGAACTTGTTGCCACCGGCGCGTATAAGAAGAGTGACTTCAGTTTTGAGTACCGCTGCCTGGCTCCACCGCGCGAGCAGTTGTACGGGCGCATCAACGATCGGGTGGATCAGATGATGGCGGACGGGCTGCTTGAGGAACTGCAGGAACTGATCGCCCGTGGAATGAAAGAGGGAATCAGAAAAGCCGGCGTGATCGGCTACAGCGAGTTGCTGGACCACCTTGACGGCCGGTGGACCCTGCCTGAAGCAGTCGCACTGGTAAAGCAGAACAGCCGCCGCTATGCAAAGCGGCAGATGACCTGGTTTCGCCACCAGGCAAAGACCAGCTTTTTTCCTGACGGGAGTTCGCTGACACGAGATCTGTGCCTTGGCTAA
- a CDS encoding LysM peptidoglycan-binding domain-containing protein: MTRKRPDLITIIELTALLAALTVLSIGCGGARSMSSPQVYGEHSQAGPEGTEPSPDTVSDTTGFGPPPEAKPADDQPAVVATEESDTVAPGADTTAQRTTEGKTAGRPSPSDSRLENGAQEGVYYGQVDNADSAAAVDDDIWRLFDLAEEYHAMGVIANREASWEEAQYYFEKCLVILANLDVEADSVLTPEAVKYNAVLDNVVADYRVTLRSLGQMQGTIAPSVLIERFGELGERLEHDTLLVYRQESPPIKYDLPVVMNDRVRSSIIYFQTVAKDAFTKYLTRSKKYERLFKRVLTEHDLPHDLIYLSLVESGFNPNAYSWARAMGLWQFISSTGRLYGLKRDWWVDERKDPVKSTAAAARFLKDLYKEFGNWELAMAGYNGGPARVRRTMKKQKTIDFWKLRLKRQTMDYVPLIYAAAIIGKDPERYGFHDIEFEPEVVWDEVEIDRCLDMKVVAREIGCSLEDLKQLNPELLRNYTPPNTKKYSLKIPVGKRQKFLAAYDAMPSPEETSWVRHKIKRGETVSSIAARYGVSQYAILEANNLRPRSKIYAGRTLIVPVPLDRENSGSSSRKREYVAKKSIYIVRAGDTMWDIARAFGTSVDALRRINYIERGSRIYVGQQLRIPADASMLAMKSSSPRLYASNPSSSDSGSKPGSSKATATGKRSYKVKAGDTLWDIARAFGTTTGRIRRLNSLGRSSRIYPGQELTVEAGGEADYVIHQVKRGETLSRIALRYRTTIARILAVNNLVDPDAIQIGDKLKIYVK, translated from the coding sequence ATGACACGAAAAAGACCTGACCTGATCACTATTATCGAGTTAACAGCACTTCTGGCTGCCCTGACGGTGCTTTCAATCGGCTGCGGTGGGGCCAGGAGCATGTCGTCGCCACAGGTGTACGGTGAGCATAGTCAGGCCGGGCCGGAGGGGACCGAGCCGTCGCCGGACACAGTTTCCGACACAACCGGTTTCGGGCCGCCGCCCGAGGCGAAACCGGCTGACGACCAGCCGGCTGTGGTGGCAACCGAAGAGTCCGACACGGTGGCACCGGGCGCTGACACTACTGCACAGCGGACCACGGAAGGAAAGACCGCTGGCCGGCCGTCCCCGTCTGACAGCCGATTGGAGAACGGGGCGCAGGAAGGTGTTTATTACGGGCAGGTCGATAATGCGGACTCGGCGGCTGCCGTTGATGACGACATCTGGCGCCTTTTTGACCTGGCCGAGGAATACCACGCCATGGGGGTCATCGCCAATCGTGAGGCGAGCTGGGAAGAGGCTCAGTACTATTTTGAGAAGTGTCTGGTGATTCTCGCTAATCTTGACGTCGAAGCCGATTCGGTCCTGACCCCGGAGGCGGTCAAGTATAATGCCGTTCTTGACAACGTTGTGGCTGACTACCGGGTGACCCTTCGGTCGCTCGGGCAAATGCAGGGGACTATCGCGCCATCGGTGCTGATTGAGCGTTTCGGGGAACTGGGGGAGCGGCTTGAGCATGACACCCTGCTGGTGTACAGGCAGGAGTCTCCGCCGATCAAGTATGACCTGCCGGTCGTGATGAACGACCGGGTCAGGAGTTCCATCATCTACTTCCAGACCGTCGCCAAGGATGCCTTCACCAAGTACCTGACGCGTTCGAAGAAGTATGAACGGCTCTTCAAACGGGTGCTGACTGAACACGATCTGCCGCACGACCTCATTTACCTGTCTCTGGTCGAATCGGGTTTCAACCCCAACGCGTATTCGTGGGCCCGGGCCATGGGACTCTGGCAGTTCATCTCCTCAACGGGCCGGCTGTACGGTCTGAAACGTGACTGGTGGGTGGATGAGCGCAAGGACCCGGTAAAATCGACAGCCGCCGCCGCCCGTTTTCTCAAGGACCTGTATAAAGAGTTCGGCAACTGGGAACTGGCCATGGCCGGGTACAACGGCGGGCCGGCGCGCGTGCGGCGCACCATGAAGAAACAGAAGACGATTGATTTCTGGAAGCTGCGGCTCAAGCGGCAGACGATGGACTACGTGCCGCTTATCTATGCTGCGGCCATTATCGGTAAGGACCCGGAACGCTATGGTTTCCACGATATCGAGTTCGAGCCGGAAGTGGTATGGGACGAGGTGGAGATAGATCGTTGCCTTGATATGAAGGTCGTGGCCAGGGAGATAGGTTGCTCGCTTGAGGATCTCAAGCAACTCAACCCCGAGCTGCTTCGCAACTACACTCCGCCGAACACAAAGAAGTACAGTTTGAAGATCCCGGTCGGCAAGCGGCAGAAGTTCCTCGCGGCGTATGACGCGATGCCGTCGCCCGAGGAAACCAGTTGGGTCCGCCACAAGATCAAACGCGGCGAAACCGTCAGCAGTATCGCCGCTCGATACGGTGTCTCCCAGTATGCCATTCTCGAAGCCAACAACTTGAGACCCCGATCCAAGATATATGCCGGCAGGACGCTTATAGTTCCGGTTCCGCTGGACCGCGAGAACAGCGGATCGAGCAGCCGCAAGAGAGAGTACGTGGCCAAGAAGTCCATATACATCGTACGGGCCGGGGATACCATGTGGGATATCGCGCGCGCCTTCGGTACTTCAGTCGATGCTCTCCGCCGAATAAACTACATCGAGCGAGGCTCACGGATCTATGTCGGACAGCAACTGCGTATTCCGGCGGACGCCTCCATGCTGGCGATGAAAAGCTCGTCGCCCCGACTGTACGCCAGCAATCCTTCAAGTTCAGATTCAGGCAGCAAACCGGGCTCATCGAAAGCGACCGCTACCGGGAAACGGTCCTATAAAGTCAAGGCAGGGGATACGTTGTGGGATATCGCCCGCGCCTTCGGAACCACCACCGGCCGGATTCGCCGACTGAACAGCCTGGGCCGGTCCAGCAGGATATACCCCGGCCAGGAACTCACGGTTGAAGCCGGCGGCGAGGCTGACTATGTTATCCATCAGGTGAAACGAGGAGAGACGCTCAGCCGCATAGCACTCAGATACCGCACCACGATTGCGCGAATTCTGGCCGTCAACAACCTCGTGGACCCGGATGCTATCCAGATCGGGGACAAGTTGAAGATCTACGTGAAGTAG
- the sppA gene encoding signal peptide peptidase SppA, translating into MAKKRDVIAAVLIAIALVVAVVFFAVILIGVLVPGEGIDFAGLGGTVGVVEIMGVIREDSGRPIVKQLDKWADNQSIKAVVLHINSGGGEVAISQEMYDAVTRLKAEKPVVVAMAAVAASGAFYIACAADRVVANPGSLTGSIGVILQFHTFETLMSKVGIGTETVKSGELKDVGTYSREMTEKERLMLHSVIMDSYEQFVEVVAEGRGKEKDEVYRLADGSVFTGLQAYNLGLVDTLGGLHEAVEIAADLAGLEGKPKVVRPYKRDKIGIFDLLPGLLGEFGQTVDKAVSGPRLLYLYQ; encoded by the coding sequence ATGGCAAAAAAACGGGATGTGATAGCTGCGGTGCTGATTGCCATTGCCCTGGTAGTCGCCGTGGTCTTTTTCGCGGTGATTCTGATTGGCGTGCTGGTGCCCGGTGAAGGCATCGACTTCGCCGGGCTCGGCGGGACAGTCGGGGTCGTGGAAATCATGGGCGTCATCAGAGAAGACAGCGGCCGACCGATCGTCAAACAGCTCGACAAATGGGCCGATAACCAGTCCATCAAGGCGGTTGTGCTCCACATCAACTCGGGTGGAGGTGAGGTCGCGATCTCCCAGGAGATGTACGATGCCGTCACACGCCTGAAGGCGGAGAAGCCCGTCGTGGTGGCTATGGCGGCCGTCGCCGCATCGGGAGCTTTCTACATCGCCTGCGCCGCCGACCGGGTGGTGGCTAACCCGGGCAGCCTGACCGGCTCTATCGGCGTAATCCTGCAGTTCCACACCTTTGAGACCTTGATGAGCAAGGTTGGTATCGGCACCGAAACGGTCAAATCCGGTGAGTTGAAGGACGTGGGAACCTATAGCCGGGAAATGACGGAGAAAGAACGGCTCATGCTGCATTCGGTGATCATGGACAGTTATGAGCAGTTTGTCGAGGTGGTGGCGGAAGGACGCGGCAAGGAAAAGGACGAGGTGTATCGGTTGGCGGACGGTTCCGTGTTTACCGGGCTTCAGGCGTACAACCTGGGCCTGGTCGACACCCTGGGCGGTCTGCACGAGGCGGTAGAGATTGCGGCGGATCTGGCCGGTCTGGAGGGGAAACCCAAAGTGGTCAGGCCGTACAAACGGGATAAAATAGGTATCTTTGATCTCCTTCCCGGTCTTTTGGGCGAGTTTGGCCAGACCGTGGACAAGGCGGTGAGTGGCCCCCGGTTACTCTATTTATACCAGTGA
- a CDS encoding HU family DNA-binding protein — MTKADLVEKVAEKTGLTRTDVAVVVDSFLDTVKKSVESGHNIEIRGFGTFKVKLRKARMARNPRTGEVVPVPDRKVPVFKPSNEFKSMITKLSV; from the coding sequence GTGACAAAGGCTGATCTTGTCGAGAAAGTCGCCGAGAAGACCGGGCTGACGCGAACCGACGTTGCGGTTGTTGTCGATTCGTTCCTGGATACTGTGAAGAAATCGGTTGAGAGTGGGCACAACATTGAGATCCGCGGCTTCGGCACATTCAAAGTCAAGTTGCGCAAGGCAAGGATGGCTCGTAATCCGCGTACCGGAGAGGTAGTGCCGGTGCCGGATCGAAAAGTGCCCGTCTTCAAACCGTCGAATGAATTTAAGAGCATGATAACAAAGTTGTCGGTCTGA